The following DNA comes from Hahella chejuensis KCTC 2396.
CCGTGAGGAGCATCCGGAGGTTCCCGGGTATGCGGGAGTGATCGACAGTCGCCTGGATAACCACGCCTATATCCGACCCGGTGTTGGCGACGCAGGGGATCGGATAGTCAGCGCCAGGTGAATGTAAGTGCGCTTGCATGCACCATCACGAGTTATGCGTTGCTCAGCGTTGGCGCACGAGGAGCCGGACGCGACGCCTCCAGGTTTTTAACGCGTTGTCCTATCGGCGGAGGGACTTCCTTGTCCACCAGAATATCCAGCAGCACCGGGCCCGGCCGCAGGAACAGTGACTCGATATCCAGACGCACCAGTTCCTCGAAGTCCCTGATGCGATAGGACTCCACTCCCATGGACTGGGCGAGTATTGCGAAGTTGGTCTGCGGCAGTTCATTACCGAAACTCTTCATGCCGCGCATGCGTTGCCCGTGCATAACGGTGCCCAGCACGCCGTTGTTCAGCACCAGAATCACCACGTTGAGGTTGTGTTGCTTGGCGACGGTGATCTCCTGCGCCGTCATCAGATAGCTGCCGTCGCCGGTGATGCAAAGCACCGGAATATGCGGGTTGGCGAACTTGCCGCCGATGGCGGCGCCGATCGCCCAGCCCATGGCGGCGAAGCCCATGGATATCGGCATTTTATTCACATCGATCACAGATGCTGAGCGAGGGTGCCAATAGTGGGTGGCCCAGAAAAAGGCGTTGCCGGCGTCCGCATAGAGATGCACTCCTTTCGGGGCGCACTGGCTTAGACGCCAAAACAGACGACGTGGATTAATAGGAATCGTGTCTGTATTACAGTCTTCAATGTGCAGCACACTGATATTTTGGGGTAGGATATTGTCGTTGCGCAGGGCGGGGAGCGCATCTTCACTTAGCCCCGGCGCCGGGGCGGCCTGGTTCTCCTGATTAAGATAGTCGAACACGATGCGCGGGCTGCCCATCAGGTTCATCTGCGCCATATGGGATTTGGCGAGGTGCTCCG
Coding sequences within:
- a CDS encoding uracil phosphoribosyltransferase yields the protein MAAPEGVSLFREEHPEVPGYAGVIDSRLDNHAYIRPGVGDAGDRIVSAR